In the Flagellimonas sp. HMM57 genome, one interval contains:
- the ileS gene encoding isoleucine--tRNA ligase: MKFAEYRGLDLPKVSEEILNFWKENGIFEKSVSTREGKESYVFYEGPPSANGMPGIHHVMARTIKDIFPRYKTMKGHQVKRKAGWDTHGLPIEIGVEKELGITKEDIGKKISVEEYNAACKKAVMRYTDVWNEMTEKIGYWVDMDDPYITYKSKYMESVWWLLKQIYDKGLLYKGYTIQPYSPKAGTGLSSHELNQPGTYQDVTDTTVTAQFKIKKETLPAIFDGIDGEAYFLAWTTTPWTLPSNTALTVGPKIDYILVQSFNQYTFEPSYVVLAKSLVGKQFGGKFYEAQSEEDFANYTTADKKIPYQIIAETKGVDLVGIEYEQLIDYVQPYQNPENAFRVIAGDFVTTEDGTGIVHTAPTFGADDAFVAKQAKPEVPPMLVLDEHNNPVPLVDLQGKFRPELKEFGGKYVKNEYYNEGEAPERSVDVEIAIKLKEENKAFKVEKYVHSYPNCWRTDKPILYYPLDSWFIKVTDVKDRMFELNQSINWKPKATGEGRFGNWLLNANDWNLSRSRYWGIPLPIWRTEDGSEELLIGSVEELKTEMVKAVEAGLLEKDVFEDFVVGDMSESNYDKIDLHKNIVDQITLVSPSGKAMKRESDLIDVWFDSGSMPYAQWHYPFENEELIDGGIAFPANFIAEGVDQTRGWFYTLHAIATMVFDTVSYKNVVSNGLVLDKEGKKMSKRLGNAVDPFQVLPEHGPDATRWYMISNANPWDNLKFDIDGIVEVKRKFFGTLYNTYSFMALYANIDEFDYSEAQIPLAKRPEIDQWILSELHSLIQKVDEAYADYEATRAARMISDYVQENLSNWYVRLSRRRFWKGDYQEDKISAYQTLYTCLLTVAKLSAPVAPFFMDRLYQDLNATTKKEDFESVHLADFPVFDAAMVNKQLERKMQLAQKVSSLVLSIRQKEKIKVRQPLQKIMIPILDNEQKEDIEAVSELIKSEVNVKEIELLDDASGILVKQIKPNFKVLGPRFGRDMKAIAAAVNQLGQEDIQKIEQEGELMLALENKSINLQLSDVEISSQDIEGWLVASSGSLTVALDVTIDENLRKEGIARELVNRIQNLRKESGFEVTDKIDIKILKDGFVENAVSSNENYIKTETLTAELNFEEKLDEGVAIAFDEVNTKLFIQKH; the protein is encoded by the coding sequence ATGAAGTTTGCTGAATATAGGGGATTGGATTTACCTAAAGTATCAGAAGAAATACTGAACTTTTGGAAAGAAAACGGGATTTTTGAAAAAAGTGTCTCTACCAGAGAGGGAAAGGAAAGCTATGTTTTTTACGAAGGGCCTCCGTCTGCCAACGGAATGCCTGGAATCCACCATGTAATGGCTCGTACCATTAAGGATATCTTTCCTAGGTACAAAACCATGAAAGGACATCAGGTAAAGCGGAAAGCGGGGTGGGACACCCACGGATTGCCCATCGAAATTGGTGTTGAGAAAGAACTGGGCATCACAAAAGAAGATATTGGTAAAAAGATTTCGGTCGAGGAATATAATGCTGCCTGTAAAAAAGCGGTCATGCGTTACACAGATGTTTGGAATGAGATGACCGAGAAAATAGGATATTGGGTAGATATGGATGACCCATATATTACCTACAAATCCAAGTATATGGAATCTGTTTGGTGGTTGCTAAAACAGATTTACGACAAAGGACTTTTATATAAAGGGTACACCATACAGCCTTACTCTCCTAAAGCGGGAACAGGTTTAAGTTCCCATGAGTTGAATCAACCGGGCACGTATCAAGATGTTACGGATACTACGGTTACGGCTCAATTCAAGATAAAAAAAGAAACATTGCCTGCTATTTTTGATGGTATCGATGGGGAGGCCTATTTTTTGGCATGGACGACCACACCTTGGACACTGCCATCAAATACTGCGTTGACCGTAGGACCAAAGATTGACTATATTCTGGTTCAAAGCTTCAATCAATATACTTTTGAGCCTAGCTATGTGGTTTTGGCAAAAAGCTTGGTCGGGAAGCAATTTGGCGGCAAATTCTATGAGGCGCAAAGTGAGGAGGATTTTGCTAACTACACAACTGCGGATAAAAAAATACCTTACCAAATCATTGCTGAAACAAAAGGAGTTGATTTAGTAGGTATCGAATACGAACAACTTATCGATTACGTTCAGCCCTATCAAAACCCAGAGAATGCATTCAGGGTCATTGCCGGCGATTTTGTAACCACAGAAGATGGAACTGGAATTGTGCATACTGCTCCTACCTTTGGTGCAGATGATGCTTTTGTAGCAAAACAGGCAAAACCAGAAGTCCCACCAATGCTGGTTTTGGATGAACATAACAATCCGGTTCCGTTGGTCGATTTACAAGGGAAATTTAGACCAGAACTTAAGGAGTTTGGCGGTAAATACGTAAAAAACGAATATTATAACGAAGGAGAGGCACCTGAGCGTTCCGTTGATGTTGAGATTGCCATCAAACTAAAAGAAGAGAATAAAGCGTTTAAGGTTGAAAAGTATGTGCACAGTTATCCGAATTGCTGGCGTACGGACAAACCTATTCTTTACTATCCTTTGGATTCGTGGTTTATTAAGGTTACCGATGTTAAGGACCGTATGTTCGAGCTGAACCAAAGCATAAATTGGAAACCAAAGGCCACAGGGGAGGGTCGTTTTGGAAATTGGTTGTTGAATGCCAATGACTGGAATCTTTCCCGTTCCCGTTATTGGGGGATTCCGTTGCCCATTTGGCGTACCGAAGATGGGAGCGAAGAATTATTGATCGGTTCTGTAGAAGAACTGAAAACAGAAATGGTGAAAGCCGTTGAAGCTGGATTGCTTGAAAAAGATGTTTTTGAAGATTTTGTAGTGGGCGATATGAGCGAGTCCAACTATGATAAAATCGATTTACATAAAAACATAGTAGATCAAATTACTTTGGTCTCGCCTTCCGGAAAAGCAATGAAAAGGGAGTCGGACCTGATCGACGTTTGGTTTGATAGTGGTTCCATGCCCTACGCACAATGGCACTACCCTTTTGAAAATGAAGAATTGATAGATGGTGGTATAGCATTCCCTGCTAACTTTATCGCCGAAGGCGTGGACCAAACAAGGGGTTGGTTCTATACTTTACATGCTATTGCAACCATGGTTTTTGATACGGTATCGTATAAAAATGTGGTTTCCAATGGTTTGGTACTTGATAAGGAAGGCAAGAAGATGTCTAAAAGGTTGGGCAATGCCGTAGATCCTTTTCAAGTTTTACCAGAACACGGGCCAGATGCCACCCGATGGTACATGATTTCCAATGCAAATCCTTGGGATAATCTCAAGTTTGATATAGATGGTATTGTGGAAGTGAAACGTAAGTTCTTTGGAACACTTTATAATACGTATTCCTTTATGGCCTTATACGCCAATATTGATGAATTTGATTATTCCGAAGCACAAATACCATTGGCCAAGCGACCAGAAATAGACCAATGGATTCTTTCTGAGTTGCATTCCCTGATTCAGAAAGTGGATGAGGCGTATGCGGATTATGAAGCTACGAGGGCGGCAAGAATGATTTCGGATTATGTTCAGGAAAACCTTAGTAATTGGTACGTAAGGCTTAGTAGAAGACGCTTTTGGAAAGGCGACTACCAAGAAGACAAAATTTCGGCGTACCAGACCTTATATACCTGTTTGCTTACCGTAGCGAAACTATCTGCGCCCGTTGCACCTTTCTTTATGGATAGATTGTACCAAGACTTGAATGCAACGACCAAGAAAGAGGATTTTGAAAGCGTTCATCTTGCTGACTTTCCTGTTTTTGATGCCGCAATGGTGAATAAGCAGTTGGAGCGAAAAATGCAGTTGGCCCAAAAAGTATCTTCACTTGTATTATCCATCCGTCAGAAAGAGAAAATAAAGGTACGTCAGCCTTTACAAAAAATCATGATTCCTATTCTGGACAATGAACAGAAAGAAGATATCGAGGCAGTTTCCGAACTCATAAAATCGGAAGTGAATGTAAAGGAAATTGAACTGTTGGATGATGCTTCTGGAATATTGGTAAAACAGATAAAACCTAATTTTAAGGTTTTAGGACCAAGATTTGGCAGGGATATGAAAGCTATTGCGGCGGCAGTAAATCAACTAGGTCAAGAAGATATCCAAAAAATTGAACAAGAAGGCGAATTAATGCTTGCATTGGAAAATAAAAGTATTAATTTACAGTTATCCGATGTAGAGATTAGCTCGCAAGATATAGAGGGTTGGTTGGTTGCAAGTTCTGGCTCTTTAACGGTTGCTTTGGATGTGACCATAGATGAAAATTTAAGAAAGGAAGGAATAGCCAGAGAATTGGTCAATAGAATCCAGAATCTGAGAAAGGAATCTGGATTTGAGGTAACCGATAAAATAGATATTAAGATTTTGAAAGATGGTTTTGTGGAAAATGCGGTCTCCAGTAACGAGAATTATATAAAAACGGAAACACTAACGGCAGAACTTAATTTTGAAGAAAAATTAGACGAAGGCGTCGCAATTGCTTTCGATGAAGTGAATACAAAATTGTTTATCCAAAAACACTAG
- a CDS encoding TraR/DksA C4-type zinc finger protein: protein MAEDLKIRYSDSDLEEFKVLIEEKIDKAKNHLDLLKSSYMNDGNNGTDDTSPTFKAFEEGSETMSKEANTQLAIRQEKFIRDLKNALLRIENKTYGICRVTGKLINKERLKLVPHATLSIEAKNMQK from the coding sequence ATGGCAGAAGATTTAAAAATAAGATACTCAGATAGCGACTTGGAAGAATTTAAAGTGCTAATCGAAGAGAAAATAGATAAGGCGAAAAACCATTTGGACTTACTAAAAAGCTCCTATATGAACGATGGCAACAACGGTACAGATGATACCTCGCCAACTTTTAAGGCTTTTGAAGAAGGTTCCGAAACCATGAGCAAAGAAGCGAATACCCAACTTGCAATCCGTCAGGAAAAATTCATTAGGGATTTAAAGAATGCTCTATTACGAATAGAGAACAAAACCTATGGCATTTGTCGCGTAACCGGAAAACTGATCAACAAGGAACGGTTAAAATTGGTTCCACATGCTACGCTCAGTATTGAAGCTAAAAACATGCAGAAATAA
- a CDS encoding lipoprotein signal peptidase, which yields MNLKKSLSLIIIVLVVDQISKIYVKTNFVLGESTLVFDWFRILFIENEGAAWGTKLSDILPISESTGKLVLTIFRLFAIFGIGYWLWDIIKKQSPKTLILAVSLIFAGALGNIIDSVFYGIIFDSSSNQVATLFSSEPYGNLFYGKVVDMLYFPLIDTTWPEWVPSVGGNKFRFFEPVFNIADTAISTGVGILIVFNKKAFPKSIKAKSAD from the coding sequence ATGAATTTAAAGAAGTCCCTATCGCTCATCATCATTGTTCTTGTAGTTGACCAGATAAGCAAAATCTATGTCAAGACTAATTTTGTTCTGGGTGAATCTACATTGGTTTTTGACTGGTTTAGAATTCTTTTTATTGAAAACGAAGGTGCTGCTTGGGGAACCAAGCTCAGTGATATTTTACCAATATCGGAATCAACGGGAAAGTTGGTGCTAACTATTTTTAGACTTTTTGCCATTTTTGGTATTGGATATTGGCTTTGGGATATTATAAAAAAGCAATCGCCAAAAACTTTAATTTTAGCCGTTTCCCTCATTTTTGCCGGGGCTTTGGGGAATATTATCGATTCCGTTTTTTACGGAATTATTTTTGACAGCAGCAGTAACCAAGTGGCTACACTGTTTTCAAGTGAACCTTATGGGAACCTTTTTTACGGTAAAGTTGTAGATATGCTCTACTTTCCACTAATAGATACAACTTGGCCAGAATGGGTTCCATCCGTAGGGGGAAATAAGTTTCGTTTTTTTGAACCTGTCTTTAATATTGCCGATACTGCAATCAGCACGGGTGTTGGAATTTTGATTGTATTTAATAAAAAAGCTTTTCCCAAAAGTATAAAAGCTAAGTCAGCGGATTAG
- a CDS encoding 5-formyltetrahydrofolate cyclo-ligase: protein MLKHELRKKYKDLRQELSLEEVSDLSITLANRILQIPIWDFFYFHIFLSIDEQKEIDTQPILAILQGKDKNVIIPKVNGENILENYLLLDNTVLKKNKWGIPEPVDGIIVPENKIDVVFLPLLAFDLKGNRVGYGKGYYDTFLNNCRKETIKIGLSLFEAETSTHETHEHDVGLDYCVTPDRVYKF, encoded by the coding sequence ATGTTGAAGCATGAGCTAAGAAAAAAATATAAAGATTTGAGACAAGAGCTTTCGCTCGAAGAAGTTTCAGATTTGAGTATAACACTTGCGAATAGAATACTTCAAATCCCTATTTGGGATTTTTTTTATTTCCATATTTTTTTGAGTATTGATGAACAGAAGGAAATTGATACCCAACCTATACTGGCTATCCTTCAGGGGAAAGACAAAAACGTGATTATACCCAAGGTGAACGGGGAAAACATCTTAGAAAACTATTTACTTTTGGACAATACAGTTCTTAAGAAAAATAAATGGGGGATTCCTGAACCAGTGGATGGAATTATAGTTCCAGAAAACAAAATTGATGTTGTTTTTTTACCATTATTGGCCTTTGACTTAAAAGGAAACCGTGTTGGTTATGGTAAAGGATACTATGATACCTTCTTAAATAATTGTAGAAAAGAGACCATTAAAATAGGTTTATCACTTTTTGAGGCTGAAACCAGTACTCATGAAACCCATGAACATGATGTGGGATTGGATTATTGCGTAACACCAGATAGGGTTTACAAATTCTAA
- the uvrC gene encoding excinuclease ABC subunit UvrC produces MSNLSSIHIQISVLPNNPGVYQFYDSDDKILYVGKAKNLKKRVSSYFNKKQEYGKTRVLVKKIASVKHIVVPTESDALLLENNLIKKLLPRYNVLLKDDKSYPWICIKNERFPRVFPTRKHIKDGSEYYGPYTSMKTVRTLLDLVRGVYPLRTCNYDLSNEKITSGKYKVCLEFHLGNCLGPCEGLQSETDYHRQIDDIREIIKGNFKSSLNYFKSQMKELAGNMEFEKAQLVKDKIEILENYQAKSTVVNPKINNVDVFTIISDETHGYVNFLQLSHGSIIRSHTMEIKKKLEESDEELLELAIIEIRQRFNSRSKEIYLPFPVAVEENIKITLPKLGDKRRILELSERNARFFRQDRFKQIKIIDPDRHTKRIMAQMKADLRLSKEPTHIECFDNSNIQGSDPVAACVVFKNGKPSKKDYRHFNIKTVEGPDDFASMEEVVFRRYKRLLNEDEPLPQLIVIDGGKGQLSSSLKSLDILGLRGKIAIIGIAKRLEEIYFPEDPIPLYLDKKSETLKIIQQLRNEAHRFGITHHRNRRSKGAINSELENIEGIGKKTAEQLLKNFKSVKRIKEASIENLAQSVGMAKAKKIYKSFH; encoded by the coding sequence ATGTCCAACCTTTCATCCATTCATATTCAAATAAGCGTCCTTCCAAATAATCCGGGAGTGTACCAGTTTTATGATTCTGATGATAAAATTCTATATGTGGGCAAAGCAAAGAATCTAAAAAAAAGGGTATCCTCCTATTTCAACAAAAAACAGGAATATGGTAAGACCAGAGTGTTGGTAAAAAAGATAGCATCGGTCAAGCATATTGTGGTTCCTACCGAATCCGATGCGTTGCTTTTGGAAAACAATCTTATCAAAAAACTGTTGCCCCGATACAATGTTTTGCTCAAGGACGATAAATCCTATCCTTGGATCTGTATTAAGAACGAACGCTTTCCACGGGTTTTTCCAACTAGAAAACATATTAAGGACGGTTCTGAATATTATGGACCCTACACCAGCATGAAAACTGTAAGAACTCTCCTTGATCTGGTAAGGGGCGTATATCCACTTAGGACCTGCAATTATGACCTTTCCAACGAGAAGATAACTTCGGGCAAATATAAGGTATGCCTTGAGTTTCATTTGGGCAATTGCTTGGGACCATGTGAGGGATTACAATCAGAAACGGATTACCATCGGCAGATTGATGACATTCGGGAAATCATTAAAGGTAATTTCAAAAGTTCCCTCAACTATTTTAAATCCCAAATGAAGGAGCTTGCCGGCAATATGGAGTTTGAGAAAGCTCAACTTGTAAAGGATAAGATAGAGATTCTGGAAAACTACCAGGCAAAATCGACGGTGGTCAATCCAAAAATCAACAATGTTGATGTATTTACGATTATCTCCGACGAAACCCATGGCTATGTAAATTTTCTACAACTTTCCCATGGTTCTATTATAAGGTCCCATACCATGGAAATCAAAAAGAAATTAGAGGAATCGGATGAGGAGTTGTTAGAATTGGCCATTATTGAAATTCGGCAAAGGTTTAACTCACGATCCAAAGAGATTTATTTGCCCTTTCCAGTAGCAGTTGAAGAGAATATTAAGATAACACTACCTAAACTTGGGGACAAACGAAGGATATTGGAACTTTCTGAACGGAATGCGAGATTTTTTAGACAGGATAGGTTCAAGCAGATAAAAATTATAGATCCAGATAGGCATACCAAGAGAATAATGGCCCAGATGAAGGCTGATTTAAGACTTTCAAAAGAACCGACCCACATAGAGTGCTTTGATAATTCGAATATCCAAGGAAGCGATCCAGTAGCCGCTTGTGTGGTTTTCAAAAATGGCAAACCCTCAAAGAAAGATTACAGGCATTTTAACATAAAGACAGTGGAAGGGCCAGATGATTTTGCCAGTATGGAAGAAGTGGTCTTTAGAAGATATAAAAGATTGCTCAATGAAGATGAGCCTTTGCCACAACTTATTGTTATAGATGGTGGAAAAGGACAACTGTCTTCTTCGCTCAAGAGTTTGGACATATTGGGCCTTCGTGGAAAAATTGCTATAATTGGCATAGCCAAACGTCTAGAGGAGATTTATTTTCCAGAAGACCCAATACCATTGTATCTGGATAAAAAATCCGAAACCTTAAAGATTATCCAGCAATTACGAAACGAAGCGCATAGGTTTGGAATTACACACCATAGAAATAGAAGAAGCAAGGGAGCTATAAACTCAGAGCTTGAGAATATAGAGGGTATTGGTAAGAAGACCGCAGAACAATTGTTGAAAAATTTCAAGTCGGTAAAGCGAATTAAAGAAGCCTCTATTGAAAATCTTGCCCAGTCGGTAGGCATGGCAAAGGCAAAAAAAATTTATAAGTCTTTTCACTAG